A single region of the Saprospiraceae bacterium genome encodes:
- a CDS encoding gliding motility-associated C-terminal domain-containing protein — translation MRFLYLSLFILFAGALFAQPGNNNCINATVLAEVENWCSGIAALNNIGATDEGIPAADCFPTNQPPTDIWFSFKAIGNTLNVGVTGDFNDQIDWGTLRNPSIGIYTGNCGSLQELTCGSDGAGRHVINTETTNLLIGTTYFIRISGENGNTGSFTLCINNYNSVPDPSGDCNPGVILCDKSSFAVEKITGSGNNPSELQGIFCNGTQAILEDASTWYKWTCDQAGTLSFTLTPQNPADDLDFWVFELPAGIDDCNNKILLRNMASGRNNNSPFNEWEPCTGKTGLSLTDTDLSEDCGCQPGDNNFVAPLNMQAGKSYALIVSNFSNSGSGFSIEFGGTGTFLGPTAAFTLDPVTACTGEPLTFTDASTFVGTIADWQWNFGEGASPATASGRTPPAVSYATPGLKSVLLSIETDRGCIVSEVAQVVITCCDNHFTINSDITGPACPNALTGAIDLMASSPFPPYNYTWSNGSTQEDLTGIGEGEYTVTITDLYNCMGTANFTVISPGAIAVDTLITQPTCNGGTDGAVTLLVSGGSPPFQFNWNNAGFTSDNTLTNISQGDYPVTIQDQNGCLTELIIPVRELELVLDPTVQAITPPSCTGLSDGSIMLMIANGLPPYEFNWNDGNGFVDESSLTGLSAGAYTVDVLDANLCMGQFQFFILDPEPLALAFDFDDISCNGADDGRITAIVSGGTGAYTYSWSNGATSPAIENLAAGDYAIVITDANGCDIDAVVTLIEPQVLDIEIVDIIDNVCFGEADGVITAANIGGTGPYEYSLDGGPFQASPTFSGLAAGTYSVVVQDAGNCMAMIEATVNQPIELTVDAGPDQRIDLGFDTRIRAVASDPFVTFEWVPLDSFTCVNNDCSWITVAPAKNTVYTVSVTDANGCLATDDVLISLSNKRPIYIPNAITPNNDGRNDSFIAYGGPAAELIESLKIFDRWGNLIFEGKNLALNNLGDGWDGTFKGKLVNPGVFVYMAEIRFIDGLVESFSGDVTVVR, via the coding sequence ATGCGTTTTTTATACCTCTCCCTTTTTATACTATTCGCTGGGGCACTATTTGCACAACCAGGAAATAATAATTGTATCAATGCAACTGTCCTTGCAGAAGTGGAAAACTGGTGTTCTGGTATTGCCGCACTGAATAATATCGGTGCTACCGATGAAGGCATTCCTGCTGCTGATTGTTTTCCGACCAACCAACCACCTACAGATATTTGGTTCTCGTTTAAAGCCATTGGAAACACCCTCAATGTAGGTGTAACGGGTGATTTTAATGACCAAATTGACTGGGGAACACTCAGGAATCCTTCTATTGGTATTTATACAGGTAATTGTGGCAGCCTGCAAGAACTCACCTGTGGCTCAGATGGTGCAGGACGCCATGTCATCAATACCGAAACGACCAACCTGCTTATTGGAACAACTTACTTTATTCGCATTAGTGGAGAAAATGGTAACACGGGGAGTTTTACGCTTTGTATAAATAACTATAATTCAGTTCCCGATCCCTCTGGTGATTGCAATCCCGGCGTAATCCTTTGTGATAAATCTTCTTTTGCCGTCGAAAAAATTACTGGCTCTGGAAATAATCCATCTGAGTTGCAAGGGATATTTTGTAATGGGACCCAAGCAATTCTGGAGGATGCATCGACCTGGTACAAATGGACCTGTGATCAGGCCGGAACGCTTTCTTTCACCCTCACGCCCCAAAACCCAGCAGATGACCTCGATTTCTGGGTGTTTGAATTGCCGGCAGGAATTGATGATTGTAACAACAAGATCTTATTGAGAAATATGGCTTCTGGCCGAAATAATAATTCTCCGTTTAATGAATGGGAACCGTGCACGGGGAAGACAGGGCTAAGTTTGACGGATACTGATCTGTCAGAGGACTGTGGCTGCCAACCTGGCGATAATAATTTCGTCGCACCGCTAAATATGCAAGCAGGAAAAAGTTACGCCTTAATTGTTAGTAATTTTAGTAACTCAGGGAGCGGCTTTTCTATTGAATTTGGAGGGACAGGGACTTTCCTCGGACCTACAGCTGCCTTTACCTTGGATCCTGTAACTGCTTGTACCGGCGAACCGCTCACTTTTACGGATGCCTCAACCTTTGTTGGAACCATTGCGGATTGGCAATGGAACTTTGGCGAAGGCGCCAGCCCTGCTACTGCTAGTGGCCGTACTCCGCCAGCCGTTTCTTATGCCACCCCAGGCTTGAAATCAGTGCTGCTTTCTATAGAAACCGATAGGGGGTGTATCGTTTCGGAAGTGGCCCAGGTTGTCATTACTTGTTGCGATAATCATTTTACTATAAACAGCGATATTACCGGTCCTGCTTGCCCTAATGCCTTGACCGGTGCGATTGACCTGATGGCTTCTAGTCCTTTTCCTCCTTACAATTATACCTGGAGCAACGGAAGTACGCAAGAAGATTTAACAGGCATTGGAGAAGGAGAATATACCGTTACGATAACAGATTTATACAATTGTATGGGAACGGCTAATTTTACCGTCATTAGTCCAGGGGCGATTGCGGTGGATACACTTATTACGCAGCCGACCTGCAATGGTGGAACAGATGGAGCCGTAACCCTCCTGGTATCAGGCGGTTCCCCTCCGTTTCAATTCAATTGGAACAATGCTGGTTTTACCAGTGATAATACTTTAACGAACATCTCCCAAGGAGATTATCCTGTGACAATTCAGGATCAAAATGGTTGTTTGACGGAACTCATCATCCCTGTTCGCGAATTAGAACTGGTACTTGACCCAACGGTTCAAGCCATTACCCCTCCATCTTGTACGGGCCTCTCTGACGGGTCGATTATGCTGATGATTGCCAATGGTTTGCCTCCCTATGAATTCAATTGGAATGATGGTAATGGTTTTGTTGATGAAAGTTCTTTGACAGGACTGAGTGCAGGAGCCTATACCGTCGATGTTTTAGATGCTAATCTTTGTATGGGACAATTTCAATTCTTTATCCTCGATCCGGAACCACTGGCTTTAGCTTTCGATTTTGATGATATTTCATGTAATGGTGCCGATGATGGGCGAATTACCGCAATAGTCAGTGGCGGAACCGGTGCCTATACTTATAGTTGGAGCAATGGGGCTACTTCGCCTGCCATTGAAAACCTGGCAGCGGGCGATTATGCCATCGTCATAACAGATGCTAATGGTTGCGATATTGATGCTGTGGTGACCCTGATCGAACCACAAGTGTTGGATATTGAAATCGTAGATATCATTGATAATGTTTGTTTTGGAGAAGCTGATGGTGTCATCACTGCCGCTAATATTGGGGGGACTGGCCCCTATGAATACAGCCTGGATGGAGGACCTTTTCAAGCCAGTCCGACCTTCTCGGGTTTAGCGGCAGGTACTTATTCCGTGGTCGTACAAGATGCAGGCAATTGTATGGCCATGATCGAAGCGACCGTTAATCAGCCGATCGAACTCACGGTGGATGCTGGCCCCGATCAACGGATAGACCTAGGGTTTGATACCCGGATTCGGGCAGTTGCTTCTGACCCTTTTGTCACCTTTGAATGGGTGCCATTGGATAGTTTCACTTGCGTTAATAATGATTGCTCCTGGATCACGGTGGCACCTGCCAAAAATACCGTTTACACTGTTTCAGTAACGGATGCCAATGGCTGTCTGGCAACAGATGATGTTTTAATAAGCCTATCTAATAAAAGACCCATCTATATTCCTAATGCCATAACACCTAATAATGACGGGCGCAATGATAGCTTTATCGCCTATGGTGGCCCAGCCGCTGAATTGATTGAATCCCTCAAGATCTTTGATCGCTGGGGCAATCTCATTTTCGAAGGCAAAAACCTGGCCCTCAACAACCTTGGCGATGGCTGGGACGGCACCTTTAAAGGCAAATTGGTCAATCCTGGTGTTTTTGTCTACATGGCAGAAATTCGTTTTATTGATGGCCTGGTCGAAAGCTTTTCCGGTGACGTGACGGTGGTCCGCTAG
- the rsmI gene encoding 16S rRNA (cytidine(1402)-2'-O)-methyltransferase — protein MLYLVPTPIGNLEDITLRSLRILKEVDLILAEDTRTTKKLLDHYDISTPLRSFHAHNEHMVTSGLVAQMENGAKIALVSDAGTPGISDPGFLLARACHESNIVVSALPGATALVPALVASGLPSDKFHFEGFLPHKKGRQTRLQYLSELPNTFILYESPHRVLKCLQQLREFCGAEREACVARELTKIYEEVRTGRLSDLCQYFETKEKVKGEIVIVVAGKK, from the coding sequence GTGCTTTATCTTGTTCCAACACCTATTGGCAACCTGGAAGATATTACGCTTCGGTCGTTACGCATCTTGAAGGAAGTGGACCTCATTTTGGCGGAAGATACGCGCACGACTAAAAAGCTGCTAGATCATTACGATATATCCACCCCGCTTAGGTCTTTTCATGCGCACAATGAGCATATGGTCACCAGTGGCTTAGTTGCCCAAATGGAGAATGGGGCAAAGATAGCCTTGGTATCTGACGCGGGGACCCCAGGTATCTCTGATCCTGGTTTTCTTTTGGCAAGGGCCTGTCATGAAAGCAACATTGTCGTATCGGCCTTACCTGGCGCCACGGCCTTGGTTCCGGCCTTGGTGGCGTCTGGCCTACCCAGCGACAAATTCCATTTCGAAGGATTCCTTCCACACAAAAAAGGACGACAAACGCGTTTACAATATCTGTCTGAGCTCCCCAACACTTTTATCTTGTACGAATCTCCTCATCGGGTATTGAAATGCCTTCAACAGTTGCGCGAATTTTGTGGAGCGGAGCGGGAGGCATGTGTTGCCCGAGAATTGACCAAAATTTACGAAGAGGTTCGAACGGGCCGTCTTTCGGACCTGTGCCAATATTTTGAAACCAAAGAGAAGGTGAAAGGCGAAATTGTTATCGTAGTGGCAGGAAAAAAATAA
- a CDS encoding CDP-alcohol phosphatidyltransferase family protein, with protein sequence MKKRIPNTITLLNLFLGCCAIVALFNQQHLLAIGFIFGGLVADFLDGALARLLDVHSPLGKELDSFADMVTFGIVPGIIMYLLLARGLSEGNIGGQLQWSALPGFVLSAFSGLRLAKFNLDTRQSQTFLGLPTPSVTIFVVGLLLICHFNSFQLGGFVGHPIFLYAVTAGLSYLLVSEIPMFSFKFQRLEWEGNEIKFIFVGIAVLIIVFLREAAPSFIILTYIIINLLLPLKGKKII encoded by the coding sequence ATGAAAAAAAGGATTCCAAACACGATTACCCTATTAAATTTATTCTTGGGTTGTTGTGCAATTGTCGCTCTTTTCAATCAACAGCATTTGCTGGCTATAGGTTTTATTTTTGGAGGTTTAGTAGCGGACTTTCTGGATGGCGCTTTAGCTAGGTTGTTGGATGTACATTCGCCCTTAGGAAAAGAATTAGATTCTTTTGCCGACATGGTCACATTTGGGATTGTCCCAGGTATAATCATGTACTTATTACTAGCCAGGGGGCTTAGCGAAGGAAATATTGGTGGACAGTTGCAATGGAGTGCCTTGCCCGGATTTGTGCTCAGTGCATTTTCTGGTTTAAGGCTAGCTAAATTTAATCTAGATACACGTCAAAGTCAAACTTTTTTAGGATTACCTACCCCCTCTGTTACTATTTTTGTGGTAGGTTTGTTGTTGATCTGTCATTTTAATAGTTTTCAATTAGGAGGTTTTGTCGGACATCCCATTTTTTTGTATGCGGTAACTGCCGGGCTCTCCTATCTATTAGTTTCAGAAATACCCATGTTTAGTTTTAAATTCCAACGCCTTGAATGGGAAGGGAATGAGATAAAATTTATCTTTGTGGGCATAGCAGTTTTAATCATCGTATTTTTAAGAGAAGCTGCTCCTAGTTTTATCATTTTGACATACATTATTATTAATCTTCTCCTACCATTAAAGGGAAAAAAGATAATATGA
- the purS gene encoding phosphoribosylformylglycinamidine synthase subunit PurS: protein MKFIAEIDIMPHKELLDPQGKTVSNNMKNVDINGIEDVRIGKHITMKLEAASEEDAHEKVDTACKKLLANIIMETYSFSLKSGV from the coding sequence ATGAAATTTATCGCAGAAATAGACATTATGCCACATAAAGAGCTACTTGACCCTCAGGGGAAAACGGTTTCCAATAATATGAAAAATGTTGATATTAATGGTATTGAAGATGTAAGAATAGGTAAACACATCACCATGAAACTGGAGGCGGCATCCGAGGAAGATGCCCACGAAAAGGTAGATACGGCCTGTAAGAAATTACTGGCGAATATAATCATGGAGACTTACTCATTTTCTTTGAAATCAGGAGTCTAG